GCAAAGGTTCATAATAGATCAATATGAACATCATGCTGAGCTGGCCATAAGAACATTAGTTGTTGTTGATACCTTTTTCCGATTCCTTCTTTTATAACTAGAGCTCAAATAAGGAAGAGATAAGAGGAGCCTACGGTAGAATATCTCAAGAaatccatagtagagtccgacTACAACATTTTGTGTACccaaaaactttcaaaaagaatttccttCAAGTCTTAATTATAAGGAGAATTCACATTACTATATCAATGCAAGCATTTCTAGAGCCTTTTGGGCAATCATTTCCACTTATACAATAAGAAACTGAAGcaaaaacttccaaaaaatGATATTGATATAGTAATTTTTTGGAAACATGGTCTTGTAGGATACTATAAGGGGAAAATGCCCATATAACTAGAGAATAAACCAAGTTTAGAAACTAGTTGATCTTCTGAAACTCGAAAGAACACAAAACTATTAGAACCAAATGATTTCTCAAAGTCAAGCACAAGGCTTGTGACTCAGTTAAGAGACAAAAGTCTTGACTACGACGAGAATTTCTTACATAGTTGTATAAATTTACCTCTATCTGTCTAACTAACTCTGTCTACTGTTGTTAGTTTGTATCTAAATTTGATATCAAATAGATGTAAAGCcaacattttctttctttcctagAACAAGACAAATGTTGGATAACTTTTACATCTGAGGTCCAGGAGGCAATCCAAGACAAATGTTGGATAACTTTTACATCTGAGGTCCAGGAGGCAATCCATTCATAACTTCCTGATAAGTTGATGAGGCATTGGAGTAGTTCAAACTAGGATCTGGCATTGGTTCTCCTTCTGGAAGCACGAAACCAGCATCGTTCACAGGTTGTGGCCATCTTGTATGTGGATTAACAGGAACTGAAAACTGGTGCTGATCAGAGTTGAATCTGGTCATAGCAAGACCTGTTAGACCTTGCTGCTGGTTAGTTTCGGAACTGTTAAATCCTGAAGTAGGACCAAATGAGCCAAATGGGGGAGCCCTTCCATAGCGCTTTCTGGTGTTCTTAGTTTGTGTAGGTTCAGGCCTACCTACATGGCCTTTAGCATTAGTAGTTTTCGGGTTGGAACGAGACTTTGAAATACCTGAGCTAGCTTGGCTACTTTTGCGTTCTATAGGAGCGTCATGGTTGTGCTTCCCATCATAAGTGGTGATAACAGACTTCAGATCAGATGGGGCCCTCTCGATGTGTTTCCTGATATTGCAGCCAGGGTTTGTGCACTTGTAGTAACTCCTGGTAAAGGGAAGTAATCTATCAGTTCAAGCAAACAATTTAGTGTGTGATGTGTAAGTCAGGCGTACGCCACAAGTTCAAAGTTACAATAGACCAAATTAGGAACTTTTAAGGATGAAATATGTAAATGAACATGACAAACCTAGGATATGGATTGCCTTTAACCATCTTTTGCCCGTACTTGCGCCAGCGATATCCATCATCAATGATGTCTATCTCACTGATAGTTTGCACCACAACTCTTGGCTCCTTGATTGGTTTGCTAGCGCCGCTCGTATCTGTTTCATCTAGCTCAATCTTCCTAGATTATCAAAGAtcaaagagagaagaaaaatgGCAATCAGGTCCATATGATGTAAGCTATGGGATATCCTACATTTTAGTGCAGAAGATGTAAAAACCTTATTTTAGACTCAGACTCATCTCTTTCACCATCACAACCTAGGGACGCACTGCCACGAGTACCACGATCATCTTCATCGTTAGAAAAAGTAGATGATATGTCAACAACATCCGCTGATTCCAGCTGATTTGAATGTAAAGTGGTTGATCCCCTGCAGTATTCAGAGTGCAAATCTGCTAATGTTGTTTCATCAAGATTGTCGTTCTTCCCCTCAAGGCCTCCAGCAATATGTCCCTGTTGGATGGTTTCCAAAGCCAGCTCACCATTAACACCTGTTCCAGTTGGATCCACATTGTCTAGTTGCATGTTACCAAATGAATTTGAAGATCCGAGGGCTGATATCCGGTTTGGCAGTGGTTTTGGGTGATTGTGAGCCCCATTGTATATAATTTCCATGACATGACCTTTATGATATCGCCCTATTTCCTTCTTGACAAGACAATTTGGATGAGTGCACGTATAATAACTCCGAGAATACTCGCTTCCTTTAACTTGATTTTGTCCATATTTTCTCCAATTATAACCATCTTCAACTGAAGCATCACCATCAGTGCCCTCATCTTGCTTCTCATCAAGAAACGAAGAATGCTCCATACTATCACCAGCGACATTAATGGTCCGTACCTCTGGTATCATATCACTACCCCGGACATCCTCTTCAGTAGACAACACAGGGAAATCAGTTGTTTCATGACATATACGTTCATTTTGAGTTGCTTCCGTACTCTGAGGCTGAAGAGAGTTGTTTGGATGAACTGAAACCTCAATTTGACAAGACGGATTTACCTGCAACCGAGAGTAACAACACATTCAGAGACTGGAAATAGGCATAAAACTATGCAATATGTATGTACGTGcgtgtgtgtgagagagagtgGTTACTCTGCCAGTCTCCATAATTGAATTGAAAGATAAGGAGGATGAAATGTTGCTCCCAAAAGCAATCTCTTTCCTCTTATTTGCAGCTCCAGTCGTCAACATAAGGTTGTTACTCTCGTCGCCTGTGGCACATGGTAATAGTCCAGTTGTAGGAGATGGATAAACCTGCAGTGGATTAAGTGAAGCTTTGACACAGGAAAAACTTATAAGAAGAATATTTTCAATTTAAGAAGAACGGGGTAAGGTTTGCGTTTACTCCACCCTTCCTAGACCCCACTTAAGAAGAATGGGGTTAATGAAGATGTAGAAGCATTCAAGAAGAAGTAACACTAAGTTAAGcccaaaggaaaaaaatatacattttaGTAAAAATGTGTATTTGAATCATATCTACACAAAAGCAAGAATTTTTGTGGCTGATAGCTAATTGGCAGTGAGTTCCCGGACACATCACACTTCTGCTTGGGTTGAGGGTACTTCGGAAATAACTTTTGGAACACCAACAGCATACTATATTTAGTTCGGGAATCACAGGCTGCTGATTCACATTAACTATGCAGCTTCAACACACTTTCGAAAACTTCAACAAGAAAATACAGTTTACCACACATAAATCCATGAATATGGTCCACTAAATGAACCAGGGATCACTAGTGTGCTATATCCCTACCATTCGGTGTTACCAAACCTCTTTAACAGTTTAGAAAATTCCAGTTTCACAACAAATTCAGAAACTAACCTATAATAAGCAAGACAAATCCAGCACATTATCTATGTGCTGCTTACACAGACAAAACACTCAATCTAAATGGTTCCCAGGGCTTTGTCTAGTGGTAAGAGTACAACAAATGATGTGTGGATTAGGCCCATGTCATGATTTCAAATCGTGTTGCAGACAAAAATCCAGATACTTAAGTGGAGAATAATAGAGGGGCGAGTCCATTATTCACCAAGTTTCGAACCGTACATCACTTGACTTCAGATATTAATTTCTCGgttattaacaacaacaacatattcagtgtCCATAAATGGGGTttgggagggtagaatgtatgAAAACCTTACCCTACCTTGTAGAGATAGAGAAACTGTTTCTGATCCCTCAGCTTAAAATAAAGCATTTACAAGCAGTTTGAAAAAGAGAATATAGAAATAAAAGCAGTAACAACATCTAAGTAATGTGAAATGGGAGCAACACATAACATACAGAGGAAAGAACAGTAATGATAACAATATAATGGGATAACCGAAACATAAAAAAACATAGGTGAATCGAAGAACAAAAACAGTATTGAGATTTCTCTGTTATTAACAATAAAAGAGAGAGACAGTCAATATTAAACACGAAGTGTGAGGTACATACCAGCGGATTATAGAGCAAAACAGGTGAATATAAGAGGATTGATGGACTGAGACCAGCAGCAATACTCAAATAAGGAGACTTAACTTCTTGATTCTGTGACATAACAAGAGGTCTAAGTCCATCTGTATTCAACCTCGGGACGTTAAATCCAGCTCTAGCTACCATTCTTTCCATGAGCCCTCCACGAGAACTCATTTCCTGCTCTGATGGTGCATTCGATTTGACTGTTTGATCAGTCGTTGCACCAGTTCCTGCCCCATCCTTTCCATCGGAGTTGCACCAGGTGACATACTCTTGAGGCTCGACAACAAAGTTTCTGCATGTACTTTCATTAGTTTCCTCCATATGAGGTTGCCATCCTCCAAAATCATCAGCTAGCAGTGAAGAAGAGAAGAATGCTCTTGAGCTCGGGCTCGGGCTAGGTGGTATCCAATCTCCAATGTTTGCAACATGATGATCGAACCCCCCCATAAATCGTCAACACTTTAGTACAAGCAACACGGAGGAGATTTAAACTGCAATATCAAGGAACCATATAAATGAACTTAATcctcaaaatttaaataacacAACCATTTCCTTAGTACTTCTAAACAATAGTAAGGAAATTACACAATATAGTAATTCCGACGACATGTTAGTATGTCATAACATAAAAAG
This sequence is a window from Solanum dulcamara chromosome 10, daSolDulc1.2, whole genome shotgun sequence. Protein-coding genes within it:
- the LOC129905003 gene encoding probable WRKY transcription factor 2, with amino-acid sequence MGGFDHHVANIGDWIPPSPSPSSRAFFSSSLLADDFGGWQPHMEETNESTCRNFVVEPQEYVTWCNSDGKDGAGTGATTDQTVKSNAPSEQEMSSRGGLMERMVARAGFNVPRLNTDGLRPLVMSQNQEVKSPYLSIAAGLSPSILLYSPVLLYNPLVYPSPTTGLLPCATGDESNNLMLTTGAANKRKEIAFGSNISSSLSFNSIMETGRVNPSCQIEVSVHPNNSLQPQSTEATQNERICHETTDFPVLSTEEDVRGSDMIPEVRTINVAGDSMEHSSFLDEKQDEGTDGDASVEDGYNWRKYGQNQVKGSEYSRSYYTCTHPNCLVKKEIGRYHKGHVMEIIYNGAHNHPKPLPNRISALGSSNSFGNMQLDNVDPTGTGVNGELALETIQQGHIAGGLEGKNDNLDETTLADLHSEYCRGSTTLHSNQLESADVVDISSTFSNDEDDRGTRGSASLGCDGERDESESKIRKIELDETDTSGASKPIKEPRVVVQTISEIDIIDDGYRWRKYGQKMVKGNPYPRSYYKCTNPGCNIRKHIERAPSDLKSVITTYDGKHNHDAPIERKSSQASSGISKSRSNPKTTNAKGHVGRPEPTQTKNTRKRYGRAPPFGSFGPTSGFNSSETNQQQGLTGLAMTRFNSDQHQFSVPVNPHTRWPQPVNDAGFVLPEGEPMPDPSLNYSNASSTYQEVMNGLPPGPQM